One Amaranthus tricolor cultivar Red isolate AtriRed21 chromosome 1, ASM2621246v1, whole genome shotgun sequence DNA window includes the following coding sequences:
- the LOC130816383 gene encoding uncharacterized protein LOC130816383 yields the protein MEKIKNAVLRFANSNPNRSSLTPLQMAVIEKQLSLAFPNFQTPTHPTYASMIQTAIKELNEENGSNEESISEFIKVNYEGLPWAHGVYLSHHLNELCKNGELGFDSTTKCYSCITSEEILFKGCVLRKNSPKKGFIKGRKIIDDVTYPNGEGNFGGKNGNVNEMSGNLNGFQEEDNLEFRESQSKRRRRCLVFEGDGEEVGEKNGNEGFRLEDRNEFVEDCDHPLTVGVMQENRKGVSSNVKDSGLKETEHMIVSYKDNDTSDLAVSSGMNSISEGSSPMIVCGLVQFSKQQQEGCKSSLNKSLEESQEKKKVSEKSMPTFSKPVDHNRLGNDQLDELSTQRSVDTKESEMESVWGSPWLMPMLKCHYFLRCSVHKDLVKSERNMFCLDCMGDAFCFNCLSHHDKDHRVVQIRKSSRQNAVRVDDIKKHLDISHIQPYIINSANVVYLNSRPLPKAARSVSHPCETCGYSLIDSFRCCSLACKLHATLLDTSMIEESPVDQNQQVYCLEDRLKQLERRRCMGPLDPSSQDELLRAEDEEHLPLQKVLQKGKRKKDYVQEPTAQERPPEPVINSTVEETKIHEQETDAGNFDLDAGPPGFVGTGHLMSHSLQTEPIIPQNIKKQKRGRGRPRKDKGAIKQVEATQEEAIVLSNLALREQEASTDLATLHSDKQTKLLNKRGWGRPWKQLESSSKQHIKETKNKGEESPLQVRKVKKGRGRPRKQKETEKDAAVS from the exons atggaaaaaataaaaaatgcagtGTTAAGATTTGCTAATTCAAATCCAAATAGATCATCTTTAACTCCTTTGCAAATGGCGGTAATTGAAAAACAACTCAGTTTAGCCTTTCCAAACTTTCAAACTCCTACCCATCCGACGTACGCTTCG ATGATACAAACTGCAATTAAGGAGCTGAATGAGGAAAATGGGTCAAATGAAGAGTCGATTTCAGAGTTTATTAAGGTTAATTATGAGGGTTTACCATGGGCTCATGGTGTGTATTTAAGCCATCATTTGAATGAACTTTGTAAAAATGGTGAATTAGGGTTTGATTCTACTACTAAATGCTACTCTTGTATTACATCTGAAGAGATTTTGTTTAAGGGCTGTGTTTTGAGGAAGAATTCGCCAAAGAAAGGATTTATAAAGGGTAGGAAGATTATAGATGATGTGACTTATCCAAATGGGGAGGGAAATTTTGGGGGAAAAAATGGAAATGTGAATGAAATGAGTGGGAATTTAAATGGGTTTCAAGAGGAAGACAATTTGGAGTTTAGAGAAAGCCAATCTAAGCGAAGAAGACGGTGTCTGGTTTTCGAGGGAGATGGTGAAGAAGTAGGTGAAAAGAATGGTAATGAGGGTTTTCGACTCGAAGATAGGAATGAATTTGTTGAGGATTGTGATCATCCATTAACTGTGGGAGTAATGCAGGAGAATCGTAAGGGTGTAAGCTCGAATGTGAAAGATTCGGGTTTGAAGGAAACTGAGCATATGATTGTGTCTTACAAGGATAATGATACTTCCGATTTGGCGGTAAGTAGTGGAATGAATTCGATTTCAGAGGGATCGTCGCCTATGATTGTATGTGGTTTGGTGCAATTCTCTAAGCAGCAACAAGAGGGGTGCAAATCTTCCTTGAATAAGAGCTTGGAAGAGAGCCAAGAGAAAAAGAAGGTTTCCGAGAAGTCAATGCCAACATTCTCGAAACCTGTGGATCACAATCGGCTTGGTAATGACCAGTTGGACGAGCTTTCGACTCAGAGAAGTGTTGATACTAAG GAAAGTGAAATGGAGAGCGTATGGGGATCACCGTGGTTGATGCCAATGTTGAAGTGCCACTACTTTCTCCGCTGCTCAGTTCATAAAGATTTAGTCAAGAGTGAAAGAAATATGTTTTGTTTAGATTGCATGGGAGATGCCTTTTGTTTCAATTGTCTGTCTCACCACGATAAGGACCATCGAGTTGTCcag ATAAGGAAATCATCACGCCAGAATGCGGTGAGAGTTGACGATATAAAGAAGCACCTTGACATATCGCACATTCAACCATACATAATCAACAGTGCAAATGTCGTGTACCTTAATTCACGCCCTCTGCCGAAGGCTGCTAGAAGTGTCTCTCATCCCTGTGAAACCTGTGGCTACAGCCTCATTGATTCGTTCAGATGTTGTTCTCTTGCCTGCAAG CTTCATGCAACTTTGCTGGATACTTCAATGATTGAAGAATCACCTGTTGATCAAAACCAACAAGTTTATTGCCTGGAAGATCGTTTGAAGCAGTTGGAAAGACGCAGATGTATGGGCCCGCTAGACCCCAGTAGTCAGGACGAGCTtttgcgagcggaagatgaggAGCATTTACCTCTCCAGAAGGTGCTTCAAAAGGGTAAGCGAAAAAAAGATTACGTGCAAGAACCCACAGCACAGGAAAGGCCACCAGAACCAGTTATAAATTCAACTGTAGAAGAGACGAAGATCCATGAGCAAGAAACCGATGCAGGAAATTTTGATTTGGATGCAGGGCCCCCGGGATTTGTTGGCACTGGACATTTGATGTCGCACAGTCTGCAAACCGAACCTATTATTCCCCAGAatataaagaaacaaaaaaggGGCCGAGGAAGGCCTCGTAAAGATAAAGGAGCCATCAAACAAGTAGAAGCAACCCAGGAAGAGGCAATAGTTTTATCGAATTTGGCTCTTCGAGAACAAGAAGCATCGACTGATCTAGCAACTCTGCATTCAGATAAACAGACCAAACTACTGAACAAGAGGGGTTGGGGAAGACCGTGGAAACAACTCGAATCATCTTCCAAGCAACATATTAAAGAAACGAAAAACAAGGGCGAGGAATCTCCTCTGCAAGTCAGAAAGGTCAAGAAAGGACGAGGAAGGCCTCGTAAACAAAAAGAAACTGAAAAGGATGCAGCTGTTTCTTAG